The sequence GCCTGGATGTTGACGACCGCCGGGATCACACGATCGACGAGATCCGCGAAGCTTTCGGGCGCGTTCGGGAAAGGCGTCGGCGTGATCTGCTGGGCGGGCGCGATGGTGGCGGTCTGGGCCTGCGCGGCGCAGAACGGGGCGAGCGCGAGCGCCGCCGCGGCGGCGATCCCGAGGGAGGCGCGCCGCAGACGCGACGTCCGATCCCGACTGGTCAGTCCCGCGCCATGGGCGAGCGTCGACACGGCCTCGTGCATCGTGAACCCTCTTTTCAGCGTATGACGGCCGTTCTCGGCCGCTCGGAGCGCGACCGTGGGCCGCGATCATGGCGTCAACGCGGTCGCGCCGGATGCGGGCCAAGATCGACCCGCGCCGATCCGGGGTCAAGGGCGCGATCAGCCGCCCCGGATCAGCCAGACGATCCCCACCCCGACGATCGCCGAGACGAGCCCGACGATCCGCATGCGCTCGCTGGGGGTCTCGGCGGCGGCGATCATGGCGCGCTTCACGCCCTCGGGGAACGCCGCGAACAAAAGGCCCTCGACCGCGAGGACGAGGCCGAGGGCGACGACGAGATCCGTCATGCGAAGGAGCGGGCGCGCGCGGCGCGCCCGATCACTGCGCCACCGCCGGCGCGGCGGCGGCCGCGGAGGCCGGCGTCGCCGCCGGCTCCTCGGCCTCGATCGGCGGCGGGACGGAGGCCGTGGCCTCCGCGGCGCCGGCGTCCTCGCCCGGAGCGGCGGGCGCGGGCGCCGCGCTCACCGGGCCCGGAGCCGGCTCCTGCGCCCCGGCCGGCGGCGGCAGGGTGCTCTGCCCGCCCTGGCGCCGGCCCGACGGGTCGGTGAAGAAGCGGAAGAACTCCGAATCGGGCGAGAGCACGATGCGCGAATCGGCGATGTCGGTGCGGGTCAGCGCGTTCTCGTAGGCGAGCATCGAGCGGTAGAAGGCGAAGAACTCCGGATCGACGCTGTAGGAGCCCGCGAGCACGCGGTTGCGCTCGGCGT comes from Salinarimonas sp. and encodes:
- a CDS encoding DUF2065 domain-containing protein yields the protein MTDLVVALGLVLAVEGLLFAAFPEGVKRAMIAAAETPSERMRIVGLVSAIVGVGIVWLIRGG